The following coding sequences lie in one Arabidopsis thaliana chromosome 3, partial sequence genomic window:
- the VRN1 gene encoding AP2/B3-like transcriptional factor family protein (REDUCED VERNALIZATION RESPONSE 1 (VRN1); CONTAINS InterPro DOMAIN/s: Transcriptional factor B3 (InterPro:IPR003340); BEST Arabidopsis thaliana protein match is: related to vernalization1 1 (TAIR:AT1G49480.1); Has 683 Blast hits to 597 proteins in 20 species: Archae - 0; Bacteria - 0; Metazoa - 1; Fungi - 0; Plants - 682; Viruses - 0; Other Eukaryotes - 0 (source: NCBI BLink).) gives MPRPFFHKLIFSSTIQEKRLRVPDKFVSKFKDELSVAVALTVPDGHVWRVGLRKADNKIWFQDGWQEFVDRYSIRIGYLLIFRYEGNSAFSVYIFNLSHSEINYHSTGLMDSAHNHFKRARLFEDLEDEDAEVIFPSSVYPSPLPESTVPANKGYASSAIQTLFTGPVKAEEPTPTPKIPKKRGRKKKNADPEEINSSAPRDDDPENRSKFYESASARKRTVTAEERERAINAAKTFEPTNPFFRVVLRPSYLYRGCIMYLPSGFAEKYLSGISGFIKVQLAEKQWPVRCLYKAGRAKFSQGWYEFTLENNLGEGDVCVFELLRTRDFVLKVTAFRVNEYV, from the exons ATGCCACGCCCTTTCTTCCATAAGTTGATTTTCTCATCCACTATCCAAGAAAAACGTCTG AGGGTCCCAGATAAGTTTGTGAGTAAATTCAAGGATGAGCTTTCGGTTGCTGTTGCACTCACAGTACCTGATGGTCATGTTTGGCGTGTAGGACTAAGGAAAGCTgacaacaaaatttggtttcaagATGGTTGGCAAGAGTTTGTTGACCGTTACTCCATTCGCATTggttatcttttgatttttagatATGAAGGAAACTCTGCCTTCAGCGTctacattttcaatttatcCCACTCTGAGATCAATTACCATTCCACCGGTCTCATGGATTCCGCTCACAACCACTTCAAACGCGCCCGTTTGTTTGAAGAccttgaagatgaagatgccGAGGTCatctttccttcttctgtGTACCCATCACCACTTCCTGAGTCTACAGTACCAGCCAACAAAGGGTATGCTAGTTCAGCCATCCAAACCTTGTTCACTGGACCAGTTAAAG CTGAAGAGCCAACGCCAACCCCAAAAATACCTAAAAAGAGagggaggaagaagaaaaatgctGATCCTG AGGAAATAAACTCATCAGCTCCGCGAGATGATGATCCAGAGAACCGTTCAAAGTTCTACGAGAGTGCTTCTGCGAGAAAGAGAACCGTGACtgcagaagaaagagagagagccaTCAATGCAGCCAAAACGTTCGAACCAACAAACCCTTTCTTCAGAGTGGTTCTGCGACCATCCTATCTATACAGAGGTTGCATCatg TATCTTCCTTCTGGGTTTGCTGAGAAGTACCTAAGTGGGATCTCCGGGTTCATCAAAGTCCAGCTTGCGGAGAAACAATGGCCTGTTCGATGTCTCTACAAAGCCGGGAGAGCCAAATTCAGTCAAGGATGGTACGAATTCACTCTAGAGAACAACTTAGGAGAAGGAGACGTCTGTGTGTTTGAGCTGCTCAGAACCAGAGATTTCGTTTTGAAAGTGACAGCCTTTCGAGTCAACGAGTACGTCTGA
- a CDS encoding 2-oxoglutarate (2OG) and Fe(II)-dependent oxygenase superfamily protein, protein MEDLDPTYIQAPEHRSDSNFIPNQPEEIPVIDLSRLDDPEDVQNVISEIGDACEKWGFFQVLNHGVPSDARQRVEKTVKMFFDLPMEEKIKVKRDDVNPVGYHDGEHTKNVKDWKEVFDIYFKDPMVIPSTTDPEDEGLRLVYNKWPQSPSDFREACEVYARHAEKLAFKLLELISLSLGLPKERFHDYFKEQMSFFRINRYPPCPRPDLALGVGHHKDADVISLLAQDDVGGLQVSRRSDGVWFPIRPVPNALVINIGNCMEIWTNDKYWSAEHRVVVNTTRERYSIPFFLLPSHDVEVKPLEELVSPENPPKYKGYKWGKFYVSRNRSDFRKLEIENIQIDDFKVKT, encoded by the exons ATGGAGGATCTTGATCCAACCTACATCCAAGCACCAGAGCATAGATCAGATTCGAATTTCATCCCTAACCAACCAGAAGAAATACCCGTGATTGATCTCTCGCGCCTCGATGACCCCGAAGATGTCCAAAACGTTATCTCAGAGATCGGTGATGCTTGTGAAAAATGGGGATTTTTTCAGGTGCTTAATCATGGTGTGCCTTCTGACGCAAGGCAACGTGTGGAGAAGACTGTGAAGATGTTTTTCGATTTGCCTATGGAAGAGAAGATAAAGGTGAAGAGAGACGATGTGAATCCTGTAGGGTATCATGATGGAGAACACACCAAGAACGTTAAAGATTGGAAAGAAgtgtttgatatttatttcaaagATCCAATGGTCATTCCTTCAACCACTGATCCTGAAGATGAAGGCTTAAGACTTGTTTACAACAAGTGGCCTCAATCTCCTTCTGATTTCAG GGAAGCATGTGAAGTATATGCGAGACACGCTGAAAAATTAGCGTTCAAGCTCTTGGAACTGATTTCGTTAAGCTTAGGCTTGCCAAAAGAGCGTTTTCATGACTACTTCAAAGAACAAATGAGTTTTTTCAGGATAAATCGTTATCCACCATGTCCAAGACCTGACCTAGCTTTAGGTGTTGGTCACCACAAAGATGCCGACGTTATTAGTCTATTGGCTCAAGATGATGTTGGAGGATTACAAGTTAGTCGTAGATCGGACGGTGTTTGGTTTCCGATTAGACCCGTCCCTAATGCTCTTGTCATCAATATAGGCAATTGTATGGAG ATATGGACGAATGACAAGTATTGGAGTGCTGAACATAGAGTGGTGGTGAACACAACAAGAGAGAGATACTCGATACCATTCTTCTTGTTGCCTTCACACGATGTGGAAGTGAAGCCATTAGAAGAACTTGTGAGTCCTGAAAACCCTCCAAAATACAAAGGCTATAAATGGGGTAAGTTCTACGTCAGTAGGAATAGAAGCGATTTTCGAAAACTGGAAATCGAAAACATCCAAATCGATGACTTCAAagttaaaacttaa
- a CDS encoding 2-oxoglutarate (2OG) and Fe(II)-dependent oxygenase superfamily protein (2-oxoglutarate (2OG) and Fe(II)-dependent oxygenase superfamily protein; FUNCTIONS IN: oxidoreductase activity, acting on paired donors, with incorporation or reduction of molecular oxygen, 2-oxoglutarate as one donor, and incorporation of one atom each of oxygen into both donors, oxidoreductase activity, iron ion binding; INVOLVED IN: oxidation reduction; LOCATED IN: cellular_component unknown; EXPRESSED IN: 22 plant structures; EXPRESSED DURING: 13 growth stages; CONTAINS InterPro DOMAIN/s: Isopenicillin N synthase (InterPro:IPR002283), Oxoglutarate/iron-dependent oxygenase (InterPro:IPR005123); BEST Arabidopsis thaliana protein match is: 2-oxoglutarate (2OG) and Fe(II)-dependent oxygenase superfamily protein (TAIR:AT3G19010.1); Has 8949 Blast hits to 8896 proteins in 1015 species: Archae - 0; Bacteria - 1163; Metazoa - 122; Fungi - 1047; Plants - 5005; Viruses - 0; Other Eukaryotes - 1612 (source: NCBI BLink).), with protein sequence MGELDEAFIQAPEHRPNTHLTNSGDFIFSDEIPTIDLSSLEDTHHDKTAIAKEIAEACKRWGFFQVINHGLPSALRHRVEKTAAEFFNLTTEEKRKVKRDEVNPMGYHDEEHTKNVRDWKEIFDFFLQDSTIVPASPEPEDTELRKLTNQWPQNPSHFREVCQEYAREVEKLAFRLLELVSISLGLPGDRLTGFFNEQTSFLRFNHYPPCPNPELALGVGRHKDGGALTVLAQDSVGGLQVSRRSDGQWIPVKPISDALIINMGNCIQVWTNDEYWSAEHRVVVNTSKERFSIPFFFFPSHEANIEPLEELISEENPPCYKKYNWGKFFVSRNRSDFKKLEVENIQIDHFKA encoded by the exons ATGGGAGAACTCGACGAAGCTTTTATCCAAGCTCCAGAACACAGACCCAACACTCACCTCACAAACTCCGGTGATTTCATTTTCTCCGACGAGATCCCGACCAtcgacctctcttctctcGAAGATACTCATCATGACAAGACTGCGATCGCCAAGGAGATTGCAGAGGCATGCAAGAGATGGGGATTTTTTCAAGTGATCAACCATGGCTTGCCTTCAGCTTTAAGGCATCGTGTAGAGAAGACAGCTGCTGAGTTTTTCAATCTAACGACGGAGGAGAAGAGGAAAGTGAAAAGAGACGAAGTGAATCCTATGGGTTATCACGACGAAGAACACACTAAGAACGTTAGAGATTGGAAGGAAattttcgatttcttcttaCAAGATTCCACGATCGTTCCGGCGTCACCGGAGCCGGAAGATACTGAGCTCCGAAAGCTCACGAACCAGTGGCCTCAAAACCCTTCTCATTTCAG AGAGGTATGCCAAGAATATGCAAGAGAAGTTGAGAAGTTAGCTTTTAGGCTATTGGAACTTGTCTCCATTAGTTTGGGTCTACCTGGTGATCGGCTAACCGGTTTCTTCAATGAGCAAACTAGTTTTTTGCGGTTTAACCATTACCCTCCTTGCCCGAACCCCGAGCTAGCATTAGGTGTTGGACGTCACAAAGATGGAGGAGCTTTAACCGTCCTGGCCCAAGATAGTGTAGGTGGATTACAAGTGAGTCGTAGATCGGATGGACAATGGATCCCCGTGAAACCGATCTCGGATGCTTTGATCATTAACATGGGCAATTGTATTCAG GTGTGGACAAATGATGAGTATTGGAGTGCTGAACATAGAGTGGTCGTGAATACAAGCAAAGAGAGATTCTCAAtaccattcttcttcttcccatcaCATGAAGCCAATATTGAGCCATTGGAGGAGCTTATAAGTGAGGAAAACCCGCCTTGTTATAAAAAGTACAATTGGGGAAAGTTCTTTGTTTCAAGAAACAGAAGTGATTTCAAGAAACTCGAGGTTGAGAATATCCAGATTGATCACTTCAAGGCTTAG
- a CDS encoding 2-oxoglutarate (2OG) and Fe(II)-dependent oxygenase superfamily protein (2-oxoglutarate (2OG) and Fe(II)-dependent oxygenase superfamily protein; FUNCTIONS IN: flavonol synthase activity, oxidoreductase activity; INVOLVED IN: flavonoid biosynthetic process; LOCATED IN: cellular_component unknown; EXPRESSED IN: 24 plant structures; EXPRESSED DURING: 15 growth stages; CONTAINS InterPro DOMAIN/s: Oxoglutarate/iron-dependent oxygenase (InterPro:IPR005123); BEST Arabidopsis thaliana protein match is: 2-oxoglutarate (2OG) and Fe(II)-dependent oxygenase superfamily protein (TAIR:AT3G19000.1).) — MEDLDPTYIQAPEHRSDSNFIPNQPEEIPVIDLSRLDDPEDVQNVISEIGDACEKWGFFQVLNHGVPSDARQRVEKTVKMFFDLPMEEKIKVKRDDVNPVGYHDGEHTKNVKDWKEVFDIYFKDPMVIPSTTDPEDEGLRLVYNKWPQSPSDFREACEVYARHAEKLAINRYPPCPRPDLALGVGHHKDADVISLLAQDDVGGLQVSRRSDGVWFPIRPVPNALVINIGNCMEIWTNDKYWSAEHRVVVNTTRERYSIPFFLLPSHDVEVKPLEELVSPENPPKYKGYKWGKFYVSRNRSDFRKLEIENIQIDDFKVKT; from the exons ATGGAGGATCTTGATCCAACCTACATCCAAGCACCAGAGCATAGATCAGATTCGAATTTCATCCCTAACCAACCAGAAGAAATACCCGTGATTGATCTCTCGCGCCTCGATGACCCCGAAGATGTCCAAAACGTTATCTCAGAGATCGGTGATGCTTGTGAAAAATGGGGATTTTTTCAGGTGCTTAATCATGGTGTGCCTTCTGACGCAAGGCAACGTGTGGAGAAGACTGTGAAGATGTTTTTCGATTTGCCTATGGAAGAGAAGATAAAGGTGAAGAGAGACGATGTGAATCCTGTAGGGTATCATGATGGAGAACACACCAAGAACGTTAAAGATTGGAAAGAAgtgtttgatatttatttcaaagATCCAATGGTCATTCCTTCAACCACTGATCCTGAAGATGAAGGCTTAAGACTTGTTTACAACAAGTGGCCTCAATCTCCTTCTGATTTCAG GGAAGCATGTGAAGTATATGCGAGACACGCTGAAAAATTAGC GATAAATCGTTATCCACCATGTCCAAGACCTGACCTAGCTTTAGGTGTTGGTCACCACAAAGATGCCGACGTTATTAGTCTATTGGCTCAAGATGATGTTGGAGGATTACAAGTTAGTCGTAGATCGGACGGTGTTTGGTTTCCGATTAGACCCGTCCCTAATGCTCTTGTCATCAATATAGGCAATTGTATGGAG ATATGGACGAATGACAAGTATTGGAGTGCTGAACATAGAGTGGTGGTGAACACAACAAGAGAGAGATACTCGATACCATTCTTCTTGTTGCCTTCACACGATGTGGAAGTGAAGCCATTAGAAGAACTTGTGAGTCCTGAAAACCCTCCAAAATACAAAGGCTATAAATGGGGTAAGTTCTACGTCAGTAGGAATAGAAGCGATTTTCGAAAACTGGAAATCGAAAACATCCAAATCGATGACTTCAAagttaaaacttaa
- a CDS encoding 2-oxoglutarate (2OG) and Fe(II)-dependent oxygenase superfamily protein (2-oxoglutarate (2OG) and Fe(II)-dependent oxygenase superfamily protein; FUNCTIONS IN: flavonol synthase activity, oxidoreductase activity, iron ion binding; INVOLVED IN: oxidation reduction, flavonoid biosynthetic process; LOCATED IN: cellular_component unknown; EXPRESSED IN: 24 plant structures; EXPRESSED DURING: 15 growth stages; CONTAINS InterPro DOMAIN/s: Isopenicillin N synthase (InterPro:IPR002283), Oxoglutarate/iron-dependent oxygenase (InterPro:IPR005123); BEST Arabidopsis thaliana protein match is: 2-oxoglutarate (2OG) and Fe(II)-dependent oxygenase superfamily protein (TAIR:AT3G19000.2); Has 8051 Blast hits to 8009 proteins in 939 species: Archae - 0; Bacteria - 1022; Metazoa - 88; Fungi - 889; Plants - 4809; Viruses - 0; Other Eukaryotes - 1243 (source: NCBI BLink).), which yields MEDLDPTYIQAPEHRSDSNFIPNQPEEIPVIDLSRLDDPEDVQNVISEIGDACEKWGFFQVLNHGVPSDARQRVEKTVKMFFDLPMEEKIKVKRDDVNPVGYHDGEHTKNVKDWKEVFDIYFKDPMVIPSTTDPEDEGLRLVYNKWPQSPSDFREACEVYARHAEKLAFKLLELISLSLGLPKERFHDYFKEQMSFFRINRYPPCPRPDLALGVGHHKDADVISLLAQDDVGGLQVSRRSDGVWFPIRPVPNALVINIGNCMEVIISLNLCHILLLYITLKDSFIINEYYYIINMIM from the exons ATGGAGGATCTTGATCCAACCTACATCCAAGCACCAGAGCATAGATCAGATTCGAATTTCATCCCTAACCAACCAGAAGAAATACCCGTGATTGATCTCTCGCGCCTCGATGACCCCGAAGATGTCCAAAACGTTATCTCAGAGATCGGTGATGCTTGTGAAAAATGGGGATTTTTTCAGGTGCTTAATCATGGTGTGCCTTCTGACGCAAGGCAACGTGTGGAGAAGACTGTGAAGATGTTTTTCGATTTGCCTATGGAAGAGAAGATAAAGGTGAAGAGAGACGATGTGAATCCTGTAGGGTATCATGATGGAGAACACACCAAGAACGTTAAAGATTGGAAAGAAgtgtttgatatttatttcaaagATCCAATGGTCATTCCTTCAACCACTGATCCTGAAGATGAAGGCTTAAGACTTGTTTACAACAAGTGGCCTCAATCTCCTTCTGATTTCAG GGAAGCATGTGAAGTATATGCGAGACACGCTGAAAAATTAGCGTTCAAGCTCTTGGAACTGATTTCGTTAAGCTTAGGCTTGCCAAAAGAGCGTTTTCATGACTACTTCAAAGAACAAATGAGTTTTTTCAGGATAAATCGTTATCCACCATGTCCAAGACCTGACCTAGCTTTAGGTGTTGGTCACCACAAAGATGCCGACGTTATTAGTCTATTGGCTCAAGATGATGTTGGAGGATTACAAGTTAGTCGTAGATCGGACGGTGTTTGGTTTCCGATTAGACCCGTCCCTAATGCTCTTGTCATCAATATAGGCAATTGTATGGAGGTAATAATATCCTTGAACTTATGTcatattcttttgttataCATAACATTAAAAGATTCTTTCATAATTAATGAGTATTACTATATCATAAATATGATAATGTAG
- the VRN1 gene encoding AP2/B3-like transcriptional factor family protein: MPRPFFHKLIFSSTIQEKRLRVPDKFVSKFKDELSVAVALTVPDGHVWRVGLRKADNKIWFQDGWQEFVDRYSIRIGYLLIFRYEGNSAFSVYIFNLSHSEINYHSTGLMDSAHNHFKRARLFEDLEDEDAEVIFPSSVYPSPLPESTVPANKGYASSAIQTLFTGPVKAEEPTPTPKIPKKRGRKKKNADPEEINSSAPRDDDPENRSKFYESASARKRTVTAEERERAINAAKTFEPTNPFFRVVLRPSYLYRGCIMYLPSGFAEKYLSGISGFIKVQLAEKQWPVRCLYKAGRAKFSQGWYEFTLENNLGEGDVCVFELLRTRDFVLKVTAFRVNDLLEDTGENGSIEGKCIYKIVGGNCGSRHTEVKQ, from the exons ATGCCACGCCCTTTCTTCCATAAGTTGATTTTCTCATCCACTATCCAAGAAAAACGTCTG AGGGTCCCAGATAAGTTTGTGAGTAAATTCAAGGATGAGCTTTCGGTTGCTGTTGCACTCACAGTACCTGATGGTCATGTTTGGCGTGTAGGACTAAGGAAAGCTgacaacaaaatttggtttcaagATGGTTGGCAAGAGTTTGTTGACCGTTACTCCATTCGCATTggttatcttttgatttttagatATGAAGGAAACTCTGCCTTCAGCGTctacattttcaatttatcCCACTCTGAGATCAATTACCATTCCACCGGTCTCATGGATTCCGCTCACAACCACTTCAAACGCGCCCGTTTGTTTGAAGAccttgaagatgaagatgccGAGGTCatctttccttcttctgtGTACCCATCACCACTTCCTGAGTCTACAGTACCAGCCAACAAAGGGTATGCTAGTTCAGCCATCCAAACCTTGTTCACTGGACCAGTTAAAG CTGAAGAGCCAACGCCAACCCCAAAAATACCTAAAAAGAGagggaggaagaagaaaaatgctGATCCTG AGGAAATAAACTCATCAGCTCCGCGAGATGATGATCCAGAGAACCGTTCAAAGTTCTACGAGAGTGCTTCTGCGAGAAAGAGAACCGTGACtgcagaagaaagagagagagccaTCAATGCAGCCAAAACGTTCGAACCAACAAACCCTTTCTTCAGAGTGGTTCTGCGACCATCCTATCTATACAGAGGTTGCATCatg TATCTTCCTTCTGGGTTTGCTGAGAAGTACCTAAGTGGGATCTCCGGGTTCATCAAAGTCCAGCTTGCGGAGAAACAATGGCCTGTTCGATGTCTCTACAAAGCCGGGAGAGCCAAATTCAGTCAAGGATGGTACGAATTCACTCTAGAGAACAACTTAGGAGAAGGAGACGTCTGTGTGTTTGAGCTGCTCAGAACCAGAGATTTCGTTTTGAAAGTGACAGCCTTTCGAGTCAACGA TTTGCTTGAGGATACTGGTGAAAATGGGAGTATTGAAGGAAAATGCATATATAAGATTGTAGGTGGGAACTGTGGTAGCAGACATACAGAGGTGAAGCAGTAG
- a CDS encoding 2-oxoglutarate (2OG) and Fe(II)-dependent oxygenase superfamily protein (2-oxoglutarate (2OG) and Fe(II)-dependent oxygenase superfamily protein; FUNCTIONS IN: oxidoreductase activity, acting on paired donors, with incorporation or reduction of molecular oxygen, 2-oxoglutarate as one donor, and incorporation of one atom each of oxygen into both donors, oxidoreductase activity; LOCATED IN: cellular_component unknown; EXPRESSED IN: 22 plant structures; EXPRESSED DURING: 13 growth stages; CONTAINS InterPro DOMAIN/s: Oxoglutarate/iron-dependent oxygenase (InterPro:IPR005123); BEST Arabidopsis thaliana protein match is: 2-oxoglutarate (2OG) and Fe(II)-dependent oxygenase superfamily protein (TAIR:AT3G19010.2); Has 35333 Blast hits to 34131 proteins in 2444 species: Archae - 798; Bacteria - 22429; Metazoa - 974; Fungi - 991; Plants - 531; Viruses - 0; Other Eukaryotes - 9610 (source: NCBI BLink).): protein MGELDEAFIQAPEHRPNTHLTNSGDFIFSDEIPTIDLSSLEDTHHDKTAIAKEIAEACKRWGFFQVINHGLPSALRHRVEKTAAEFFNLTTEEKRKVKRDEVNPMGYHDEEHTKNVRDWKEIFDFFLQDSTIVPASPEPEDTELRKLTNQWPQNPSHFREVCQEYAREVEKLAFRLLELVSISLGLPGDRLTGFFNEQTSFLRFNHYPPCPNPELALGVGRHKDGGALTVLAQDSVGGLQVSRRSDGQWIPVKPISDALIINMGNCIQVNVDFRLKTN from the exons ATGGGAGAACTCGACGAAGCTTTTATCCAAGCTCCAGAACACAGACCCAACACTCACCTCACAAACTCCGGTGATTTCATTTTCTCCGACGAGATCCCGACCAtcgacctctcttctctcGAAGATACTCATCATGACAAGACTGCGATCGCCAAGGAGATTGCAGAGGCATGCAAGAGATGGGGATTTTTTCAAGTGATCAACCATGGCTTGCCTTCAGCTTTAAGGCATCGTGTAGAGAAGACAGCTGCTGAGTTTTTCAATCTAACGACGGAGGAGAAGAGGAAAGTGAAAAGAGACGAAGTGAATCCTATGGGTTATCACGACGAAGAACACACTAAGAACGTTAGAGATTGGAAGGAAattttcgatttcttcttaCAAGATTCCACGATCGTTCCGGCGTCACCGGAGCCGGAAGATACTGAGCTCCGAAAGCTCACGAACCAGTGGCCTCAAAACCCTTCTCATTTCAG AGAGGTATGCCAAGAATATGCAAGAGAAGTTGAGAAGTTAGCTTTTAGGCTATTGGAACTTGTCTCCATTAGTTTGGGTCTACCTGGTGATCGGCTAACCGGTTTCTTCAATGAGCAAACTAGTTTTTTGCGGTTTAACCATTACCCTCCTTGCCCGAACCCCGAGCTAGCATTAGGTGTTGGACGTCACAAAGATGGAGGAGCTTTAACCGTCCTGGCCCAAGATAGTGTAGGTGGATTACAAGTGAGTCGTAGATCGGATGGACAATGGATCCCCGTGAAACCGATCTCGGATGCTTTGATCATTAACATGGGCAATTGTATTCAGGTAAACGTAGACTTTCGGCTCAAAACCAATTAG